The following DNA comes from Candidatus Edwardsbacteria bacterium.
TAACCAGCTTCCGGGTGCCAAATGTAGCCACCTGCAAATGATTTACCGTTGTTATAAAATAAATCGACATCAATAACTAAATCGGGGTAAGCTGAATGCATAATTTTATATATTTCTTTTACTAGATGCTCGGCCTTCCCAACCGCTTGTTTTTTACTAAGGCCTTTAACATTTGCCGTAAAATGTAGAATCGTGTATTTATAATTGTTTACTTTACTGGGCCTTATGGTTTGATATTCCCAAGCATAAAGTGTTTTATCCTTATCAACGTTTTTCTCAACCCACATTTTGAAGTTGTTCATTGCTGTTTGGCCCTGCTGAATAGAAGCCTTGTTTTTCTCTTCATTGCATGTACCCATAGCCATAAAAATTATCATCAAAGGTACGATGACAGCAAGCCAAATTAAATATTTTTTACTTTTTTTATCTGTTTCTTGCTTTTTTAGAACTTTTTGTGCTTCAAGTTTTGCTTTTTCTTCAGCATATATTTTTTGTTTTTCTTCAGGTGTTAGTTCCACGTCTACACCCCCCTTGTTAGTTTATTATAAGGTTTTTCAGCGGAATATCAATTATTATTGAGGCTATAATATACTTAAGGTTACAGTAATTCTAACCCTTGGTTACAAAATCCCTCACCTGCTCAGTAAGTTGTTGCCTATGTATGCTTCGGCTTGGCCATATCGGCTGCCTTGAGAACAAACCGTAAAGCCTTGTTTACCGCCTCGTCGGTGGGAAATGATTTGGCCACATCCTTGTCCAGCAACACCAAATTGGTCCCGGCCGTATACCGCTTGGCATATTTTCCCCGGACTCCGCCCTTCATAGAGGAGAAGTCGTACTCGGCCCTCATATCGCTGCATGTTTGCTTATTAATTTTCTTCATAGTATCTTTTTTCTAATTTGGCCGCTATTCTGGCGCTTATAATCCTCACCTTATCGCCGCGGTCGGTATGTGCGATGACCAAAAGTCGTCCCCGGTTTGACAGGCCTATGGTCAGGAATCGGGATTCCTCCCGGGAATGATCCGGATCGGAAAAGGTCGCCGCCAGAGGATCGCCGAACGCAGTCGCCGCTTCATGAAAGGCAACTCCGTGCTTTTTGATGTTGCTTGCCGCTTTACGGGCATCCCATTCGAAAATCATTGAAACTGGATTAGATTTATAGCTTGATTCCGCGTTTGCGGTAGAAATCAATCCCATACTGGCGCAGGGTCTCCCAGTTCCAGACCTTCTCGTTGCCCTTGGGGTCGGTGATGATGGCCATCCGGTCGGTGCATGACAGGCAGGGATCAATGGCCGCCATCACGATGGGAATATCCGCCACATAGCCGCCCCGGAGCATGTACAGGGTGGCCGGCCAGTTGGCCAAGGTCGGAGCCCTGACCTTCACCCGGTCCGGTTTATCGGTGCCATTGGAGCGGATGTAGTGAATGCACTCGCCCCGCTGGGCCTCGGCCCGAC
Coding sequences within:
- a CDS encoding BrnT family toxin gives rise to the protein MIFEWDARKAASNIKKHGVAFHEAATAFGDPLAATFSDPDHSREESRFLTIGLSNRGRLLVIAHTDRGDKVRIISARIAAKLEKRYYEEN